Below is a window of Ciceribacter thiooxidans DNA.
CCTTCTCGATGCCGGATGAACCAGTTCCCAATTCGATTGCAGCCGTCGCCCCGCTGCGATCGGCCAATATGAGATTTCCGCCGCCGGCATGGGGCCGTGCGGCGATGAAGCTGATCGCCTCGTCGACCGTGCGGCACGTTGCCAGTATCCGGGTCATCGCAAAGTAGCGGAGCCAGCCGACACCATGGTGGTTGGTTCCCACGTGGTTGTCGACGAGGGCGAGACCCGCCGCGTTTATCCCGCTCGAATAGGCCCCGGGGCTGCCGGCGCTACCGACGCAGATCATCCGGCCGGTCGCAATGTCCGGACCCTCATGCAGGAAGACGCGCTGCACGCCGAGATGCGACCCCGAGAAGTCGCGATTCTTCACGACAAGCGGTCCATCCTCGCTATCGCCGACCGCCCAGGTGCTGCAACCATCCGTGTCGATGTGCGCACCCGTCTTGAGGTCGCGAAGGACTGTAAGGTGCTGGTGGACGAAGAGATCGTCCTCAGGAACGCCGAACCCTTCAGCTATGCCGGCCAGTTCCGCCATGGTGTCAGGATCGTTGGCGGTCAGGAAGGCGCGCTGGGCCTCGACGTAACGCAAGCCATCGGCGTCGATCAGGCCGGCGGCGCGGGCCTCCTCGACACGGCCAAGGACGGCGGTTCGGACCTGGGACTCGCTCACGCCAGCCCTGGCCGCTTGCGCGCGCCCGCGCTCGCAAGGGCTGCCGGAGAGGAGAACCGGAACAGCAGGAGCAGCATTGAAGAGCGGCATCGCACTACCTCAGGATCGAGAGTTCGTCATTGATTAGGTGACAGGACACCGTGTGACCGTTGCCGGCCTCATGGCGGGGTGGCGCTTCCTTCCGGCACAGGTCAATCGCCAGCGGACAGCGGGTATGGAATTTGCAGCCCGGCGGCGGGTTTTGCGGCGAAGGAAGATCGCCGGTGAGCCGCACGCGCTGACGCTTGCCGGGATGGTCGACATCGGGCACGGCCGACATCAGGCTCTGCGTGTAGGGATGGCGCGGATTAGACAGTACGGCCTCGACCGGTCCCATCTCGACGATCTCGCCAAGATACATCACCGCGACGCGGTCGCTCAGGTAACCGATGACCGAGATGTCGTGGGAGACGAAAAGGTAGGTCAGTCCCATCTCGCGCTTGAGGCTGGTCAGCAGTTCGATGATCTGTGCCTGGATCGAGACGTCGAGAGCCGAAACCGGCTCGTCGCAGACGATGAACTGTGGATTGCTGATCAGAGCCCGGGCGATGCCGATGCGTTGGCGTTGCCCGCCGGAGAATTGATGCGGGTAGCGATCGAGATGATTGGCCTTCAGCCCGACCTTGTCCATGATCGCTGCGACCCTGTCGCGCATGTCGCGCCGATTGGAGGCAAGCCCGTGCAGCATCAGCGGCAGTCCGATGATGTCTGCAACGGTACGACGCGGATTGAGCGACGCGTAAGGATCCTGAAAGATGATCTGCATGTCTCGACGCATTGCCTTCAACGCATCGGGCTTCAGTGCGGTTATGTCTGTTCCGTTGAAGACGACCCTGCCGGAGGTTGGTTCGTGCAGGCGAAGCAGCGTGCGCCCGAGCGTCGATTTCCCGCACCCGCTTTCGCCGATCAGGCCGAGCGTCTCGCCGCGTCGCACCTCGAAAGAGACGCCGTTAAGTGCCCGAATGTTGATTGCCGGTTTCCCAGTCGCCCAGGAAATCGGGTCCCGTCGCCCGCCATAGTGCTTCACGAGGTTGTCGACGGTGATAAGCGGCGTAGTCATCCTCTCGTTCATGCCTTGCCCTCCGACAGCCGAATACAGCGCGCACGGCGTTGTTCACCGAGGTCGCGCATGTCGATGCGTTGCCGGCAGGCGTCGATGCGTTCGCCGCAGCGGGAATAGAAACGGCACTGCGGCGGGAGGTCGACCAGATCGGGTACCTGGCCTTCAATCGGGCTGATCTTCTGCCCGCGCAGAGAAAGCCGCGGAATGGATTGGAGGAGGCCGCGCGTATAGGGATGCAGTGGCTCCCGGATGACCGAAGCGGTCGGGCCTTCCTCGACCACCTGACCGGCGTACATGACCATCACCCGGTCGCAATACTCGGACACCACGCCGAGGTCATGAGTGATCAGAACGACGCTCATGCCGAGGCGCGCGCGGATATCGGCGATCAGTTCCAGCACCTGGGCCTGGATCGTCACGTCAAGGGCCGTGGTCGGCTCGTCGGCGATCAATAGCTTTGGCCGGCAGGCGAGCGCGATGGCGATCATGATCCGCTGGCGCATGCCGCCCGAAAACTCGTGAGGGTAATATTTGAGGCGGTCGCCAGCCGAGGCGATTCCGACGAGTTCGAGCATGTCGACCGCCTTGGCGCGTGCCGCCTTGCGCCGCGCCATGCGTCCTTCCGGAAGCGTTTCGTCATGGGCATAGAGCACTTCGAGGATTTGCTCGCCCACCGTCAGTGCGGGATTGAGTGCCGTCAACGCGTCCTGCATGGTTATTGCGATGTCGCGACCGCGAATCCTGCGCATGTCGTGGACCGAAAGACCCCTGAGGTCGCGCCCTTCGAACGAGATCGAGCCGTTGACGATGCGCCCCGGTGCCCGCACCAATCCCATCACCGAGGAAAAAGTGACGCTCTTGCCAGAGCCACTTTCGCCGACGACGCCGAGACATTCGCCCGGATACACGGTGACGTCGACGCCGTCGACTGCGAAGACACGGCCGGCACGCGTCTCGAACACCGTCCTGAGGTCCTGCACCTGGAGGAGGGGCGTTGCGGTGGTCGTCATTCGTTGAACCTCGGATCGAAAGCGTCGCGCAGGCCCTGGCTTGCCACGTTGATCACCAACACGAGAAGAAGGATGGCAAGGCCGGGGAA
It encodes the following:
- a CDS encoding C45 family autoproteolytic acyltransferase/hydolase, translated to MSESQVRTAVLGRVEEARAAGLIDADGLRYVEAQRAFLTANDPDTMAELAGIAEGFGVPEDDLFVHQHLTVLRDLKTGAHIDTDGCSTWAVGDSEDGPLVVKNRDFSGSHLGVQRVFLHEGPDIATGRMICVGSAGSPGAYSSGINAAGLALVDNHVGTNHHGVGWLRYFAMTRILATCRTVDEAISFIAARPHAGGGNLILADRSGATAAIELGTGSSGIEKGAASWRTNHFVTANMADCNLLEHGDRIDDNSSIRFDFLSRMVPNRRWSVEAAAALMATHAEDGAGMAPLCQHPDHDGSQTISSVIYRCDKASLHFLEGNPCSGEWQLFEMTV
- a CDS encoding ABC transporter ATP-binding protein; the encoded protein is MNERMTTPLITVDNLVKHYGGRRDPISWATGKPAINIRALNGVSFEVRRGETLGLIGESGCGKSTLGRTLLRLHEPTSGRVVFNGTDITALKPDALKAMRRDMQIIFQDPYASLNPRRTVADIIGLPLMLHGLASNRRDMRDRVAAIMDKVGLKANHLDRYPHQFSGGQRQRIGIARALISNPQFIVCDEPVSALDVSIQAQIIELLTSLKREMGLTYLFVSHDISVIGYLSDRVAVMYLGEIVEMGPVEAVLSNPRHPYTQSLMSAVPDVDHPGKRQRVRLTGDLPSPQNPPPGCKFHTRCPLAIDLCRKEAPPRHEAGNGHTVSCHLINDELSILR
- a CDS encoding ABC transporter ATP-binding protein produces the protein MTTTATPLLQVQDLRTVFETRAGRVFAVDGVDVTVYPGECLGVVGESGSGKSVTFSSVMGLVRAPGRIVNGSISFEGRDLRGLSVHDMRRIRGRDIAITMQDALTALNPALTVGEQILEVLYAHDETLPEGRMARRKAARAKAVDMLELVGIASAGDRLKYYPHEFSGGMRQRIMIAIALACRPKLLIADEPTTALDVTIQAQVLELIADIRARLGMSVVLITHDLGVVSEYCDRVMVMYAGQVVEEGPTASVIREPLHPYTRGLLQSIPRLSLRGQKISPIEGQVPDLVDLPPQCRFYSRCGERIDACRQRIDMRDLGEQRRARCIRLSEGKA